From the genome of Alicyclobacillus sp. SO9:
CCACGCTCTCGTTCGTCTTTTCCTTTTCTGTACTAGTTTGATTTGACTGCAGCAACTTCATTAATTTCATCGTCATACACCTCGCGACAAAAGCTTATATTTTCAAATCTCCCCTTTAGCCCTGTTGTTTGTACGTAAATGATTGCGGCTTCACTTTCTCTATATTCCGTGCTTCCGCAACACTATATCACCCTACCTCAATCCAATGAATCCCTCCCTGCATAGACAAGCCCATAAAGACAAAGCAAACCCGTCCTGTGTCCCGGACGGGTTGATTATCCTCCAGAGACGAGCAACTGGCTGGCCTAGCAGTTGTTCTGCCGTAGCCCCTGTAGTTTTGCGTCACCATCGTTTCCAATGGGTTGCCTTTTGGTCAATCTTTCACATCGGAGTTGAATTTCCAAGTTGTTCCTTACATTCTATCAAAAACGACAAGATACGACAACCCAGACTTTAGATGACTCATTCGCTGATTTGACACTTCTGCAATACGTTGTACTTTGTACCTCAGCCGAATATAAATGGCTCAGAAGGGAGTTGACTCACATGACAGCCTTGTACGATTCTTCAGCCGATGAAAACAGAGGAGAATACGATTCCTTCATTCCCTTGGATTTTCACCTGAAAGTCCCAAAGTACAGTATGCCTGAGGATACACACGATGAACAAACAGTCTATAAGCTCATACTGGACGAACTCATGCTGGACGGCAGAGCGCGTCAGAATCTTGCTACATTTTGTACGACGTGGGAAAGCAACGAGGTCCGAAAATTGATGGACTTAAGTATTACGAAGAATATGGTGGACAGAGATGAGTATCCTCAAACAGCTGAGATTGAAAGGCGTTGTGTACATATTCTGGCAGACCTATGGAACTCTCCGCAGGCATTAAGTACTATCGGAACATCCACAACCGGCTCAAGTGAAGCGGCCATGTTAAGTGGATTAGCGTTTAAATGGAAATGGCGGCAAAGACAAGACGACAACGGGGATGCAAGCGGACAACCGAATTTAGTGACGGGATCGGTACAGGTATGCTGGCAAAAATTCGCAAAGTATTTCGATGTAGAACTGCGTGAACTGCCAATGGAAGAAGGCCGCTATACGCTTGATCCGGACAAAGTGGCTGCAGCTTGCGATGAAAATACCATTGGCGTAGTGACCACATTGGGATTAACATTTACGGGACACTACGATGACGTCGAATCTGTCAGTAGTGCATTGGACAAATTGCAGGCCGAAACGGGATGGGACATCCCAATTCACGTTGACGCTGCCAGTGGAGGTTTTATAGCCCCTTTTTTACATCCGCAGCTAAAGTGGGATTTTCGGTTGCAAAGGGTGAAATCCATTAACGCCTCAGGACACAAATATGGGTTAGCCCCCCTTGGCGTCGGTTGGGCTGTCTGGCGGGAAGCCGAGGACTTACCCGAAGACCTCGTATTTAACGTCAATTACCTAGGAGGAAGTATGCCGACGTTTGCATTGAATTTTTCAAGACCAGGAGGACAAATCGTTGCCCAATACTACAATTTCCTGCGTCTCGGAAGGCAAGGGTACACCTCGGTTATGAGGGATTTACGGGATATTGCACAATTCATCGCAAAAGCCTTGAATTCCATGAGAGTTTTCAGGGTGATTCACGGCGGCGAAGCAGGCCTCCCTGTCGTAACATGGACTGTAAGCGATGAAATGGAACTCCCATTCACGCTTAGTGACTTGTCCCATGAGTTGCGAAGCAGCGGATGGCAAGTTCCAGCTTATTCCCTGCCTGCGAACCTAGACTGTAAAATTGTAGCTAGAGTGGTTGTACGCTACGGGTTTACGCACGACTTAGCGGCATCCTTTATTGAAGATGTAAGAAACGCTCTCGAATACTTTCAAAACCACTTCCCGGCTTATTCGCTTGACACCAAAGAGGAGCATGGATTCAATCACAACTGAGTCTACTGCTCCTCACGATTGCGCTCGGTGCTGGACTGAGGCGGTTGTCCATCATGTTTGGGCAAGCGACCGCCCCGTTTCAGTGCATCTCGAAGTAAGAACTCAATATGTGCATTGACACTGCGGAACTCATCGTTGGCCCAGCGCTCAATGGCTTTGTATACCTCTGCGTCGAGACGTAACGGGTACTGTTTCTTGCCCATATTTACACTCCTAATATAACGAACCTGTATTAATGACAGGCTGCGTTGCCTTGTCTGAAGTTATAGAAACCATCAAATTGTTCACCATGGTGGCCTTTCGCTCTTCGTCTAACTCTACAACGCCGTCGTCCTCCAGCGTCTTAATAGCCATTTTTACCATGCCGACTGCACCTTCGACAATCATTTCACGTGCCGCTACAACCGCTGCAGCCTGTTGCCGTTGGAGCATTGCCCCGGCAATTTCTGAAGCATAGGCCAGATGGGTCAATCTCGCCTCAATGACCTCCACTCCTGAGACATTTAACCGCTCCTGCAGTTCCCGCTGCAATTCGTCAGCGATATCTGAAGTGTTTTCCCTCAACGAATAGCCCGGTTTTCCGTAAGTATCGTAGGGATACTGACCCGCAACATGACGTATAGCTGACTCACTTTGCACCTCTACAAAATTCTGATAGTCATCTACTTCAAAGAGGGCACCGGCAGTGTTAATGACTTTAAACACAACTACAGCTGCAATTTCGACTGGATTTCCGTCTTTGTCATTCACCTTTAACTTATCACTGTTGAAGTTTCGGACACGCAGGGATACTAAACGTCGACTCGAGAACGGAACTGTAAGCCAAAATCCGCTGTCAAGCAACGTTCCTCTGTAGCCTCCAAAGAATACTACTGCCTTCGCTTGATTAGGCTGGACAACAACCAAACCGGTCAACAATGACACAAGCACAAGGTCAACGATAACGGCGGCCACGTCCGTCCAGGTTGGGGCCATGCGAAACAGGTAGTAACTTACTGCGGCTAATACTAAGAGGAGAAATAAACCAATGAAACCGTTGATTTTTGGGGCTCTCTGTTCTTTAATCACTGTGCATCCTCCCTTTGTGGGTAAAGCCATTTACTGAAGATATGAAAGTGATATCACTATAATATCATAGGAGGGGTATTCTTAACACAATTCATTTGAAAAATGGACGCGCGGTCTCCCGCGCGTCCCTGCCCGGCGTCGACCAAATGCCCTTGCCTGCAAAAAGGAACAGCGCTTCCGCAAACCTCGGGGAGCGCTGCCCACTCTATTCTTTCGTCAATTGGATGTGGCTTCATTTACTTACTGTCTTGCCTGCGTCGCTGCCAGTACAGGACAGAAATGCCTGTCAGCATACTAAGCAGACCCGCAAGGGCCCAATACAAAGACGCAAATCCGGTAACCGGGCTGGTTGCGTCGGGTACCGGCGACGTTGTTGATGGCGCGGGCGACTGGCTCGGTTCCGGGTTTGGGCTATGACTGGGGTTCGGGCTGGGTTGCGGATTAGGGTTTGGATTGGGAGTTGGACTAGGCGCTGGAGACGGACTAACGGTGGTAACGGAGTCGGAGGCAGACCCGCTCACAACTCCCGATTTACTTAACGCCGTCACCTTAACTGCATACGTTGTCCCCGCTTTTTCTCCGATAAAGGTATAGGCAGGCGTCGCGACTGTGACCATTTTTGTCCCGTTAAGATAGACAACATAGGATGTTGCACCTATGACAGGGTTCCAGTGCTCTCTCCATCCGGTTTGGGTCACATTGGCATGTGCCAATCCAGCCGGTGTGCCGAGAACCGTCAAAACTTCTTTTGCCTCTTTGGTTGTGTTGTTTTCGCTGACCGTCGCTGTCAAATTGGCCGTTCCTGAATTGGCAGACGCAGTAAAACTCCCCGAGAATTCCCCTTTGGCGTCAGTGGTGAATGTCTTACCACTGACTGTACCTCCAGTCGACGCGATATGAACCATTTGTCCGGGAATTGGATTACCGAACATATCGGTCACCCGTCCTGTAAAGCTTGTCTTGCTCCCCGGTAAGAGTGTCATGGCTGATGATTGCAGGGTGACTTTACTCACCACACCCGGTTTCACAGTAATCGGGATGATAGTAGTCGTCTTGTAGCCTGAGAGGACTGCTTTAAGGTTCGCCGATCCCGCTTGAGTCGGCGCGACACTGCCACTAAATATACCGCTGGTGTTCGTAGCCGCAGTGGCACTTCCTCCAGCCCCGGACAAGGAGATAGTCACTGCGTCGAATGGCACTCCCGTGGCATCTTTCACCTGTCCTGTGACTTTAATGGGGTTTCCGGCGACGACTGTCGTTGGTGTTGCAGAAGAGACTGCAAAATTTAGCGGAACCTGCCACTGAAGCAACGGGTA
Proteins encoded in this window:
- a CDS encoding toxin-antitoxin system HicB family antitoxin — translated: MGKKQYPLRLDAEVYKAIERWANDEFRSVNAHIEFLLRDALKRGGRLPKHDGQPPQSSTERNREEQ
- a CDS encoding SPFH domain-containing protein, with product MKEQRAPKINGFIGLFLLLVLAAVSYYLFRMAPTWTDVAAVIVDLVLVSLLTGLVVVQPNQAKAVVFFGGYRGTLLDSGFWLTVPFSSRRLVSLRVRNFNSDKLKVNDKDGNPVEIAAVVVFKVINTAGALFEVDDYQNFVEVQSESAIRHVAGQYPYDTYGKPGYSLRENTSDIADELQRELQERLNVSGVEVIEARLTHLAYASEIAGAMLQRQQAAAVVAAREMIVEGAVGMVKMAIKTLEDDGVVELDEERKATMVNNLMVSITSDKATQPVINTGSLY
- a CDS encoding glutamate decarboxylase, which codes for MTALYDSSADENRGEYDSFIPLDFHLKVPKYSMPEDTHDEQTVYKLILDELMLDGRARQNLATFCTTWESNEVRKLMDLSITKNMVDRDEYPQTAEIERRCVHILADLWNSPQALSTIGTSTTGSSEAAMLSGLAFKWKWRQRQDDNGDASGQPNLVTGSVQVCWQKFAKYFDVELRELPMEEGRYTLDPDKVAAACDENTIGVVTTLGLTFTGHYDDVESVSSALDKLQAETGWDIPIHVDAASGGFIAPFLHPQLKWDFRLQRVKSINASGHKYGLAPLGVGWAVWREAEDLPEDLVFNVNYLGGSMPTFALNFSRPGGQIVAQYYNFLRLGRQGYTSVMRDLRDIAQFIAKALNSMRVFRVIHGGEAGLPVVTWTVSDEMELPFTLSDLSHELRSSGWQVPAYSLPANLDCKIVARVVVRYGFTHDLAASFIEDVRNALEYFQNHFPAYSLDTKEEHGFNHN
- a CDS encoding carboxypeptidase regulatory-like domain-containing protein codes for the protein MDGTKAPSGSNVGGLVGAEAGGSIMDDYVDGTVKGASRGHNGGLVGYQMKGSSIQNSHSSAAVTGGDYSQNGGLAGLQSGSITDSYAIGSVAGGKKSYTGGLIGYQYMGGSVTNSFAADSVTGGISADVGGIAGVQGSGSVTNTYARGKLTGATGAYLGGITGFQNTSLDPTKDSFFDQQTTGQTQGAGNLKTTPGVTGELTKDMQLSKTFTGWASSGVWSLVDGQYPLLQWQVPLNFAVSSATPTTVVAGNPIKVTGQVKDATGVPFDAVTISLSGAGGSATAATNTSGIFSGSVAPTQAGSANLKAVLSGYKTTTIIPITVKPGVVSKVTLQSSAMTLLPGSKTSFTGRVTDMFGNPIPGQMVHIASTGGTVSGKTFTTDAKGEFSGSFTASANSGTANLTATVSENNTTKEAKEVLTVLGTPAGLAHANVTQTGWREHWNPVIGATSYVVYLNGTKMVTVATPAYTFIGEKAGTTYAVKVTALSKSGVVSGSASDSVTTVSPSPAPSPTPNPNPNPQPSPNPSHSPNPEPSQSPAPSTTSPVPDATSPVTGFASLYWALAGLLSMLTGISVLYWQRRRQDSK